In a single window of the Streptomyces sp. NBC_00285 genome:
- a CDS encoding sensor histidine kinase, whose product MSQASDETQLSRPSARLQHTLAGVPRRIRLEVTGSWASVRAAERRTVVVESLVCALTAAFCLTPLLLAPPHRPVSAVLEALWATGLVPARRGRPIIVILGSAPLVVGDNVWTLAVVPLVVLSATRRVAPSRRAWQLVGAACAAVGVLTVVRALVRPENLASELADNAVSAVLLLLLPALAGNLWGRRRPLVSLLRERNAFLEQARTLTAATARLEERTRIAGEMHDLLGHRLSLISVHAGALELAAARQAPALAGQAELLRTTAGTAMAELREILGVLRYEDLTDPAGRTGDETGTRADITALVTESRRTGSVVELDWSLPDTAEVGLRTRQAVHRVVREGLTNVLKHASGAPTRVVVGQRGTDSGIEVSVSNEAPRAAGRSQGGNRSGLAGCQERISLLGGTFEAGALPSGGFRMTARLPAHDSGPLDVAAHTGAAAGSLPDMNRLQYDGIEPRGARAPLPDEILTWPRVLGSGCLTLLVVLPTVAFLIVLLADAVLR is encoded by the coding sequence ATGAGTCAGGCGTCCGACGAGACACAGCTGTCGCGCCCCTCCGCACGGCTGCAGCACACGCTGGCGGGTGTACCGCGGCGGATACGCCTTGAGGTGACCGGGAGTTGGGCCTCCGTGCGTGCCGCCGAACGCCGTACGGTCGTCGTCGAGTCGCTCGTCTGTGCCCTGACGGCGGCCTTCTGTCTGACACCGCTGCTGCTGGCGCCCCCGCATCGGCCGGTGTCGGCCGTTCTGGAGGCGTTGTGGGCGACTGGGCTCGTGCCCGCTCGGCGCGGCCGGCCGATCATCGTGATCCTGGGGTCCGCTCCCCTGGTCGTGGGTGACAACGTGTGGACGCTGGCGGTGGTGCCGCTGGTCGTCCTGTCCGCCACCCGTCGTGTCGCGCCGTCGCGGCGAGCGTGGCAGCTCGTCGGAGCGGCCTGCGCCGCCGTCGGTGTCCTCACCGTCGTCCGTGCTCTGGTCCGGCCCGAGAACCTGGCGTCGGAACTGGCCGACAACGCGGTCTCGGCGGTTCTGCTGCTTCTGCTCCCCGCCCTGGCGGGAAACCTGTGGGGTCGGCGACGGCCCCTCGTCAGCCTGCTCCGGGAACGCAACGCCTTTCTGGAACAGGCCCGCACGCTGACCGCCGCGACGGCCCGGTTGGAGGAACGGACCCGGATCGCGGGCGAGATGCACGACCTGCTGGGCCACCGGCTGAGCCTGATCTCGGTGCACGCCGGGGCGCTGGAACTCGCTGCCGCGCGGCAGGCACCCGCCCTCGCCGGGCAGGCCGAACTGCTGCGCACGACCGCCGGTACGGCCATGGCGGAACTGCGCGAGATCCTCGGCGTCCTGCGGTACGAGGACCTCACGGACCCGGCGGGCAGAACCGGGGACGAGACGGGAACGCGCGCGGACATCACCGCTCTGGTGACGGAATCCCGGCGGACGGGCAGCGTCGTCGAGCTGGACTGGTCCCTTCCCGACACGGCGGAGGTGGGGCTCCGTACGCGTCAGGCGGTTCACCGCGTGGTCCGGGAAGGGCTGACGAACGTACTGAAACACGCCTCCGGCGCACCCACCAGGGTGGTGGTCGGTCAGAGGGGTACGGACAGCGGGATCGAGGTGTCCGTCAGCAACGAAGCCCCCCGCGCGGCGGGCCGCTCCCAGGGAGGAAACCGCAGCGGGCTGGCCGGCTGCCAGGAGCGGATCTCCTTGCTCGGCGGCACGTTCGAGGCGGGCGCCCTGCCGAGCGGTGGCTTCCGCATGACGGCCCGGCTCCCGGCTCACGACAGCGGCCCCCTGGACGTGGCCGCGCACACGGGGGCCGCGGCCGGCTCCCTTCCGGACATGAACCGCCTCCAGTACGACGGCATCGAACCAAGAGGGGCGCGCGCCCCGCTGCCGGACGAGATCCTGACGTGGCCGCGAGTCCTGGGATCGGGCTGTCTGACACTGCTCGTGGTCCTGCCGACGGTCGCCTTCCTGATCGTGCTGCTGGCAGACGCGGTCCTGAGATGA
- a CDS encoding response regulator transcription factor, translating into MIRVLIADDEALMRAGIRLILQNAEDIEVVAEAGDGLEAAAACRAQDIDVALLDIQMPSRDGIAAAEDIARLSPRTCVVMLTAFGEEASVTRALRAGASGFLLKDTGPAELIRAVQLAAKGEPVLAPRITRQLLERHVRSGRDIEAARRRTDELTPTERDVLRLLGTGLSNAEIADQLYLSVGTVKAHISRILTRTGCANRVQAAVLAHDAGLLDDH; encoded by the coding sequence ATGATCCGAGTTCTGATCGCCGACGACGAGGCCCTGATGCGCGCGGGAATCCGGTTGATCCTTCAGAACGCCGAGGACATCGAGGTGGTCGCCGAGGCGGGCGACGGTCTGGAGGCCGCCGCGGCCTGCCGCGCACAGGACATCGATGTGGCCCTGCTCGACATCCAGATGCCGTCCAGAGACGGAATCGCCGCCGCCGAGGACATCGCCCGGCTCTCGCCCCGCACCTGTGTCGTGATGCTGACTGCGTTCGGCGAGGAAGCGAGCGTGACGCGCGCCCTGCGGGCCGGGGCCAGCGGTTTCCTCCTCAAGGACACCGGTCCCGCCGAGCTGATTCGCGCCGTGCAACTCGCCGCGAAAGGTGAACCGGTACTGGCTCCCCGGATCACCCGGCAGCTGCTGGAACGGCACGTGCGGTCCGGCCGGGACATCGAGGCCGCCCGGCGCCGGACCGACGAACTGACCCCCACCGAACGGGACGTCCTGCGGCTGCTCGGCACGGGCCTGTCCAACGCGGAGATCGCCGATCAGCTGTATCTGAGCGTCGGCACGGTCAAGGCGCACATCAGCCGGATCCTCACCCGCACCGGCTGCGCCAACCGCGTGCAGGCCGCCGTCCTCGCGCACGACGCCGGGCTGCTCGACGACCACTGA
- a CDS encoding ricin-type beta-trefoil lectin domain protein — translation MTKTPTRSRRLASVLVAGFGATLMLLTAPGSALAQQAPERSAASAVPGKPVPGKPAPKGGTSNFRGVNWADPRDNYASDAVVPSGLKVTDSYRTVYRTTEKMVGGFKKNLGANTLRLPINPASVGTTWWKSYRATIDAATASGDKVIVSYWEADSSKDGLVDDTAAWTKMWNTVVREYKHNPRVYFEPMNEPHGYTLDQWVAVTSSWLGRHKDVPRGRVVISGTGYNDDVTGVGAAPALRGTLLSLHFYGFWNSYTKQSDWTADLEKRLGKYTGRTIIDEAGSPMTIGLNYGAWNGNIYTSYLAAVANTARSKGMGLVYWPGLRFGDSYSIESLDSKGNMVDNSATGVALLRWGYGFGKTPPVNDLPPAPPGEVLRGVGSGRCVDVPGFSTTNGTQLDLWDCNAGGNQTWNWNADKQLTIYGNKCMTVGGTGAAAGDPVVITDCTGATAQQWNVNADLSVTSVANPALCLDAAGAGTGNGTSVDVWYCNGSSNQQWNRS, via the coding sequence ATGACCAAGACCCCGACGCGGTCGAGAAGACTGGCCAGTGTGCTCGTGGCCGGCTTCGGCGCGACACTCATGTTGCTGACCGCCCCCGGTTCCGCCCTCGCCCAGCAGGCCCCCGAGCGGTCAGCCGCCTCAGCCGTGCCGGGGAAGCCCGTGCCGGGGAAGCCCGCGCCGAAGGGCGGTACCAGTAACTTCCGCGGAGTGAACTGGGCGGACCCGCGCGACAACTACGCCAGTGACGCCGTGGTCCCCAGCGGGCTGAAGGTGACCGACAGCTACCGCACCGTGTACCGCACCACCGAGAAGATGGTGGGCGGCTTCAAGAAGAACCTGGGCGCCAACACGCTGCGACTGCCGATCAACCCGGCGTCCGTGGGCACCACTTGGTGGAAGTCGTACCGGGCGACGATCGACGCGGCCACGGCCAGTGGTGACAAGGTCATCGTCAGCTACTGGGAGGCCGACAGCAGCAAGGACGGCCTGGTCGACGACACGGCCGCCTGGACCAAGATGTGGAACACCGTGGTGCGGGAGTACAAGCACAACCCGCGGGTCTACTTCGAGCCCATGAACGAGCCGCACGGCTACACCCTGGACCAGTGGGTGGCCGTCACCAGTAGCTGGCTGGGCCGCCACAAGGACGTCCCGCGCGGCCGTGTCGTGATCAGCGGCACCGGCTACAACGACGACGTCACCGGTGTCGGCGCGGCACCCGCACTGCGCGGAACGCTGCTGTCGCTGCACTTCTACGGGTTCTGGAACAGCTACACCAAGCAGTCCGACTGGACCGCCGACCTCGAAAAGCGCCTCGGCAAGTACACCGGCCGGACCATCATCGACGAGGCCGGCTCCCCGATGACCATCGGCCTGAACTACGGCGCGTGGAACGGCAACATCTACACCTCGTACCTCGCGGCCGTGGCCAACACCGCCCGCAGCAAGGGGATGGGACTCGTCTACTGGCCGGGGCTGCGCTTCGGCGACTCCTACTCGATCGAGTCCCTGGACTCCAAGGGCAACATGGTGGACAACAGCGCCACCGGCGTCGCGCTGCTGCGCTGGGGCTACGGCTTCGGCAAGACCCCGCCCGTCAACGACCTGCCGCCCGCGCCTCCCGGTGAGGTCCTGCGCGGAGTCGGCTCGGGCCGCTGCGTCGACGTGCCCGGCTTCAGCACCACCAACGGCACCCAGCTCGACCTCTGGGACTGCAACGCGGGCGGCAACCAGACCTGGAACTGGAACGCGGACAAGCAGCTCACCATCTACGGCAACAAGTGCATGACGGTGGGCGGCACCGGAGCCGCGGCGGGCGACCCCGTGGTCATCACCGACTGCACCGGCGCGACGGCACAGCAGTGGAACGTGAACGCGGACCTCTCCGTGACCAGCGTCGCCAACCCGGCGCTCTGCCTGGACGCGGCCGGAGCGGGCACCGGCAACGGCACGTCGGTCGACGTCTGGTACTGCAACGGCAGCAGCAACCAGCAGTGGAACAGGAGCTGA
- a CDS encoding MarR family winged helix-turn-helix transcriptional regulator yields MADLKRLYRELVSMEIELWSGIEGRLRAEYGLPLTSFEVLHLLLRRPGSRIQDIAEEFSITVGGTSKVVDRLESTGLCARRANPDDRRSSIVELTPEGRKLVDGALKVFEEELELRIGSVIPEQSVREVTAVLSTLRAAGRALDAERKAAGQTPLPDMRAPKQPGRPAS; encoded by the coding sequence ATGGCTGACCTGAAGCGGCTGTACCGGGAGCTGGTCTCCATGGAGATCGAGCTGTGGAGTGGCATCGAGGGGCGGTTGCGCGCCGAGTACGGCCTGCCACTGACCTCGTTCGAGGTACTGCACCTGCTGTTGCGCCGGCCCGGGTCCCGGATCCAGGACATCGCCGAGGAGTTCTCCATCACCGTGGGCGGCACCAGCAAGGTGGTCGACCGTCTGGAGTCGACGGGGCTGTGCGCACGGCGTGCCAATCCCGACGACCGCCGCTCCTCGATCGTCGAGCTGACGCCCGAGGGACGGAAGCTGGTGGACGGGGCACTCAAGGTCTTCGAGGAGGAGCTGGAACTGCGCATCGGGTCGGTGATTCCCGAGCAGTCCGTACGCGAGGTGACCGCGGTCCTCAGCACGCTGCGGGCGGCCGGACGCGCCCTGGACGCGGAGCGGAAGGCCGCCGGGCAGACGCCGCTGCCGGACATGCGGGCGCCGAAGCAGCCGGGCCGACCGGCGTCGTGA
- a CDS encoding M48 family metalloprotease, which produces MTTALLLVPLILPFLAPALARRTLDRLAPAAALWVLTASALALAGACVVALGALVLTGLLKLPALAALGELVHPLRTPSDYFVLPAAVAATGVLTVSSWTLGRSALVQARAFRTARTQADCRPAAGDLCVVDSPHPDAYALPGRPQRIVVTTAMLRSLGPAEREALFAHERAHNRSGHHYFLAAAELAAHCHPALRSTRSTIRLAAERAADEAAAQVTGDRRLIATAIARAALACHASPSTRPDFAPAATTGPVPQRVTALLAPSPGRARAKRPTALLLAACTVLSVAAGAAGVVDFHHDIEIAQGEARP; this is translated from the coding sequence ATGACGACCGCCCTGCTGCTCGTACCGTTGATCCTGCCCTTCCTCGCGCCCGCGCTGGCCCGACGGACCCTCGACCGGCTGGCCCCTGCGGCCGCGTTGTGGGTCCTCACCGCGTCGGCCCTGGCACTGGCCGGAGCCTGTGTCGTCGCGCTCGGCGCCCTGGTGCTGACGGGGCTGCTCAAACTCCCTGCCCTCGCCGCCCTCGGTGAACTCGTCCACCCCCTGCGCACCCCCTCGGACTACTTCGTCCTCCCCGCCGCCGTGGCGGCCACCGGGGTGCTCACCGTCAGTTCCTGGACACTGGGGCGCTCGGCCCTCGTGCAGGCCCGCGCCTTCCGCACCGCCCGCACACAGGCCGACTGCCGTCCAGCCGCCGGTGACCTGTGCGTCGTCGATTCACCGCACCCGGACGCGTACGCCCTGCCGGGACGACCCCAGCGCATCGTCGTCACCACCGCCATGCTGCGCAGTCTGGGACCTGCCGAGCGCGAGGCCCTCTTCGCCCACGAACGCGCCCACAACCGGTCCGGCCACCACTACTTCCTGGCCGCGGCCGAACTCGCCGCCCACTGCCACCCCGCCCTGCGTTCCACCCGGAGCACCATCCGGCTCGCCGCCGAACGGGCCGCCGACGAGGCCGCCGCCCAGGTCACCGGCGACCGGCGCCTGATCGCCACAGCCATCGCCCGCGCCGCCCTCGCCTGTCACGCCTCGCCGTCCACCCGCCCGGACTTCGCACCCGCGGCGACCACCGGCCCGGTTCCGCAACGCGTCACCGCCCTCCTCGCCCCCTCTCCGGGGCGTGCCCGCGCCAAGCGCCCCACCGCGCTCCTCCTCGCGGCATGCACGGTCCTGTCCGTCGCCGCCGGAGCGGCGGGCGTCGTGGACTTCCACCACGACATCGAGATCGCCCAGGGGGAGGCGCGTCCCTGA
- a CDS encoding BlaI/MecI/CopY family transcriptional regulator, translating to MTDSRDERRPAGELEAAVMAALWAAGAPLTPGRVQVELGSGLARTTVTTILTRLHEKGVVSREREGRGYAYSPVQDAPGLTARRMHTELDRDTDRETVLARFVAQLSPGDEEHLRRLLEGDER from the coding sequence ATGACCGACTCGAGGGATGAGAGGCGGCCGGCCGGTGAGCTCGAGGCCGCCGTCATGGCCGCGCTGTGGGCCGCCGGGGCCCCGCTCACACCTGGACGGGTGCAGGTCGAACTCGGCTCGGGCCTGGCCCGGACGACGGTGACGACGATATTGACCCGCCTCCACGAGAAGGGCGTCGTCAGCCGTGAGCGCGAGGGGCGCGGCTATGCCTATTCCCCTGTGCAGGACGCCCCCGGGCTGACTGCTCGCCGCATGCACACCGAGCTCGACCGGGACACCGACCGGGAGACGGTCCTGGCCCGCTTCGTCGCCCAGCTCAGTCCCGGCGACGAGGAACATCTGCGCCGACTTCTCGAAGGGGACGAGCGATGA
- a CDS encoding phosphatase PAP2 family protein, giving the protein MILALDGSSIDGTAYTDVVGLARHSPAWLDDAVSAWSTYGLAFFAVLMTIGWWHSRRVGATASVTALAVPFVVVLAFGVDSVLKVLVREDRPCQSLRVTTLEACPAPGDWSFPSNHAAIAAAAAVALLFVSRRLGVVAVVAAAAMAVSRVWVGAHYPHDVLAGCVVGALTVLLTRSALRRCAEAVALRLAATRLRPLLAVGS; this is encoded by the coding sequence ATGATCCTCGCCCTTGACGGCTCCTCGATCGACGGCACGGCCTACACCGACGTGGTGGGTCTCGCCCGGCACTCCCCCGCTTGGCTGGACGACGCGGTGTCGGCGTGGTCGACGTACGGACTCGCCTTCTTCGCGGTGCTCATGACCATCGGCTGGTGGCACTCCCGGCGTGTGGGCGCCACCGCCTCGGTGACGGCGCTCGCCGTACCGTTCGTCGTGGTCCTGGCCTTTGGGGTGGACAGCGTGCTGAAGGTGCTGGTGCGTGAGGACCGGCCCTGCCAGAGCCTGCGGGTTACCACGCTGGAGGCGTGTCCGGCGCCCGGCGACTGGTCCTTCCCCAGCAACCACGCGGCCATCGCCGCCGCGGCAGCCGTCGCCCTGCTGTTCGTCTCCCGCCGGCTCGGGGTGGTGGCTGTGGTGGCCGCCGCCGCGATGGCGGTCTCTCGGGTCTGGGTCGGCGCGCACTACCCGCACGACGTGCTGGCAGGGTGCGTGGTGGGCGCGCTCACCGTGCTGCTCACCAGGTCCGCCCTGCGCAGGTGCGCGGAGGCCGTCGCCCTGCGGCTCGCGGCCACCCGCCTGCGTCCACTGCTGGCGGTGGGGTCATGA
- a CDS encoding phosphatase PAP2 family protein, whose translation MKRGDITELAGSCGLGAWTALGVLTMGVVGHDGIPLFADGDLLSWSVGHRPEVAVAFARGLTATGTGVIPFALAALAGVVIGRTLRQRTLAAVLCMTCLGAGQALRYAVMASVTRPRPPRADWDTHASGWAFPSGHSTTAAVTAGLLIIAVCVRGPRGRIPLILIIGGWGASVGLTRVYLGVHWFTDVVGGWLFALGWLGVCMYAVARRLPERWTPRTSDPDTSPGTTEATGTTDRRTDPDTSLGTTKATGTTDRRTDPAREQGKHGAPEDSRHRGRSRPA comes from the coding sequence ATGAAGCGCGGCGACATCACCGAACTGGCCGGCAGCTGCGGTCTCGGCGCGTGGACGGCGCTCGGCGTACTGACCATGGGTGTGGTGGGACACGACGGCATACCGCTGTTCGCGGACGGCGACCTGCTGTCGTGGTCCGTCGGCCACCGGCCCGAGGTGGCAGTGGCGTTCGCCCGCGGACTGACCGCCACCGGAACCGGCGTCATCCCGTTCGCGCTGGCCGCTCTGGCCGGAGTCGTCATCGGGCGCACCCTCAGGCAACGCACGCTGGCAGCCGTACTCTGCATGACCTGCCTCGGGGCGGGCCAGGCACTGCGGTACGCGGTGATGGCGTCGGTCACCCGACCACGGCCACCCCGCGCGGACTGGGACACACATGCCTCGGGATGGGCCTTCCCGTCCGGTCACTCCACCACCGCGGCCGTCACCGCGGGGCTGCTGATCATCGCTGTCTGTGTGCGGGGGCCGCGCGGCAGGATCCCGCTGATCCTGATCATCGGCGGCTGGGGCGCTTCGGTGGGGCTGACCCGCGTCTACCTCGGGGTGCACTGGTTCACCGACGTCGTCGGCGGCTGGCTGTTCGCCCTCGGCTGGCTGGGAGTGTGCATGTACGCCGTGGCCCGCCGACTGCCGGAGCGATGGACGCCCCGCACCTCCGACCCGGACACATCGCCCGGAACAACAGAGGCGACGGGCACCACCGACAGGCGGACGGATCCGGACACATCGCTCGGAACAACAAAAGCGACGGGCACCACCGACAGGCGGACGGATCCGGCACGAGAACAGGGGAAGCATGGTGCGCCAGAGGATTCTCGTCATCGAGGACGATCACGCCCTGCGTGA
- a CDS encoding response regulator transcription factor: MRQRILVIEDDHALRDVLMRGLREEDFDTVPAPDGATALRLATTDVCAAVLDIGLPDADGRDVCQAMRANGFLSPVIFLTAHHRLTDRLSGFSAGGDDYLTKPFHLTELAARLRAALKRAAPPPATPAGDLALDAVRHMVTVRGVRVDLTPTEFRLLAALMAASGGIVSRRELVRAGWPEGAQVHDNTLDQYLTRLRRKLRAAGSDRTIGTARGIGHRLS; the protein is encoded by the coding sequence GTGCGCCAGAGGATTCTCGTCATCGAGGACGATCACGCCCTGCGTGACGTCCTGATGCGGGGACTGCGCGAGGAGGACTTCGACACCGTGCCCGCGCCGGACGGCGCCACCGCCCTGCGGCTGGCCACCACCGACGTCTGTGCCGCCGTGCTCGACATCGGCCTGCCCGACGCCGACGGGCGGGACGTGTGCCAGGCGATGCGCGCCAACGGATTCCTGTCCCCCGTCATCTTCCTGACCGCCCATCACAGGCTGACCGACCGGCTGTCCGGGTTCTCGGCCGGAGGCGACGACTACCTGACCAAACCCTTCCACCTCACCGAACTCGCCGCCCGCCTGCGAGCAGCCCTGAAACGGGCCGCCCCGCCGCCCGCCACCCCAGCGGGAGACCTGGCACTGGACGCCGTCCGACACATGGTCACCGTGCGGGGTGTCCGGGTCGACCTCACACCGACCGAGTTCCGCCTGCTCGCCGCGCTCATGGCGGCCTCCGGCGGCATCGTGAGCCGCCGCGAACTGGTCCGGGCGGGCTGGCCCGAGGGCGCCCAGGTCCACGACAACACCCTCGACCAGTACCTGACCCGACTGCGCCGCAAGCTCCGCGCGGCCGGCAGCGACCGGACGATCGGCACGGCCCGTGGGATCGGCCACCGCCTGTCATGA
- a CDS encoding COG4705 family protein, translating to MTTDHLTHNQPLRHVRHAASKVPEVTVYFWIIKVLTTGMGETASDWLAHLLGPIPAVGLGGIALSVALAIQFTARRYVAWIYWTAIVMVSVFGTMAADVLHVGLGVPYTLSTPFFMAVLAAVFALWYRSERTLSIHSIHTRRREVFYWAAVLATFALGTAAGDLTATIGLGYLGSAVLFTAAIAVPAVAHRWGSLNAVAAFWAAYVITRPLGASVADWMAVGRQRGGLDLGLGPVTLSWTVAILGFVGYLAVSRKDIRRDVTP from the coding sequence ATGACAACAGATCACCTCACGCACAACCAACCCCTGCGCCACGTACGTCACGCGGCGAGCAAGGTGCCGGAGGTGACCGTCTACTTCTGGATCATCAAAGTGCTGACCACGGGGATGGGCGAGACGGCATCGGACTGGCTCGCCCACCTCCTCGGCCCGATCCCGGCGGTCGGCCTCGGCGGCATCGCCCTGTCGGTCGCCCTGGCGATCCAGTTCACCGCGCGCCGGTATGTGGCCTGGATCTACTGGACGGCGATCGTCATGGTCAGCGTGTTCGGCACGATGGCCGCCGACGTGCTGCATGTCGGCCTCGGTGTGCCGTACACCCTGTCGACACCGTTCTTCATGGCCGTGCTGGCCGCAGTCTTCGCCCTCTGGTACCGCAGCGAACGCACCCTGTCCATCCACAGCATCCACACCCGGCGCCGCGAGGTCTTCTACTGGGCCGCCGTGCTGGCGACCTTCGCGCTGGGCACCGCCGCGGGGGATCTCACCGCCACGATCGGCCTCGGATACCTGGGCTCCGCAGTCCTGTTCACCGCCGCGATCGCGGTTCCGGCCGTCGCCCACCGCTGGGGCAGTCTGAACGCGGTCGCCGCGTTCTGGGCCGCCTACGTCATCACCCGCCCGCTCGGTGCCTCCGTCGCCGACTGGATGGCCGTCGGACGTCAGCGGGGCGGACTCGATCTGGGCCTGGGGCCGGTCACGTTGTCCTGGACCGTGGCCATTCTCGGCTTCGTCGGCTATCTGGCCGTCTCCCGCAAGGACATCCGACGTGACGTGACGCCGTGA
- a CDS encoding nuclear transport factor 2 family protein encodes MTSSNIDIARTYFQAVQTGDMAALGELLDVDIVWHQPGANRFSGEHKGQGAVFQMLGGMMEASRGTFAIDKIHTLMGNGDLVTATIHFTGSRDDASMSMDGVDLLRIENGRIAEMWLFSADPAAEDTFWG; translated from the coding sequence ATGACCAGCTCGAACATCGACATCGCCCGCACCTACTTCCAGGCCGTCCAGACCGGAGACATGGCCGCTCTCGGTGAACTCCTCGACGTCGACATCGTCTGGCACCAGCCCGGCGCGAACCGGTTCTCCGGCGAGCACAAGGGGCAGGGCGCCGTCTTCCAGATGCTCGGCGGGATGATGGAGGCCAGCCGCGGCACCTTCGCCATCGACAAGATCCACACCCTCATGGGCAACGGCGACCTGGTCACCGCCACCATCCACTTCACCGGCAGCCGCGACGACGCGTCGATGAGCATGGACGGCGTCGACCTCCTGCGCATCGAGAACGGCAGGATCGCCGAGATGTGGCTCTTCTCCGCCGACCCGGCCGCCGAGGACACCTTCTGGGGCTAG